The following coding sequences are from one Paenibacillus tundrae window:
- a CDS encoding GNAT family N-acetyltransferase, producing the protein MRELTMSDVQAVFQHFSDATVTQFMDIEPCVSLTEAEEIIQFHIDDSGCRYSLFHKLNQKLVGTCGFHCWNQGQPSKAEIGFDLSASYWGQGLMYEALTEVVKIGFDLMKVDYIEATVEQENARSIRLLQKMNFHKHDELVDKLLYYTLTMKEAAGTS; encoded by the coding sequence CTGCGAGAACTGACTATGTCGGACGTTCAAGCGGTGTTCCAGCATTTCTCGGATGCAACGGTGACTCAATTCATGGATATTGAGCCTTGTGTGAGCCTTACTGAAGCAGAAGAGATCATCCAATTTCATATTGACGATTCAGGTTGTAGATATAGTCTGTTTCATAAGCTGAACCAGAAGCTTGTAGGCACGTGTGGGTTCCATTGTTGGAATCAAGGGCAGCCTTCCAAAGCGGAGATTGGCTTCGATTTGTCTGCATCCTATTGGGGTCAAGGTCTAATGTATGAAGCACTGACCGAGGTCGTCAAAATCGGCTTTGACCTCATGAAAGTTGATTATATTGAGGCAACGGTGGAGCAAGAAAATGCTCGATCCATTAGACTCCTGCAGAAGATGAATTTTCATAAACATGATGAGCTTGTTGACAAGCTACTCTATTATACGTTAACTATGAAAGAAGCAGCAGGTACTTCGTAG
- a CDS encoding GNAT family N-acetyltransferase, with protein MNSPNITLRRITKENELACIALKPREDQLSLVATNADSLVHAVKEVTSIPHGIYADDLMVGFVLFDNEMYSDGYYWILRLMIDEKYQGQGYGRSAIKEIMNQLKDRTDCRQIRVSHVPHNTVANRLYKRCGFQETGEFEDNGDIILSYSFEVNGHGD; from the coding sequence ATGAACTCGCCCAATATCACATTACGACGTATTACAAAAGAAAATGAATTAGCTTGTATAGCTCTCAAACCGCGAGAAGATCAATTATCACTCGTTGCTACTAACGCTGATTCACTTGTACATGCGGTAAAAGAGGTTACTTCGATACCTCACGGAATCTATGCAGATGATCTTATGGTCGGGTTTGTCCTATTTGACAACGAAATGTATTCAGATGGATACTATTGGATTTTGCGGCTGATGATTGACGAAAAATATCAGGGGCAGGGTTATGGTAGAAGTGCGATCAAGGAAATTATGAATCAATTGAAAGATAGAACGGATTGTAGACAAATTAGAGTGTCACATGTGCCTCACAATACAGTAGCTAATCGCTTATACAAGCGGTGTGGATTTCAAGAAACAGGTGAGTTTGAAGACAATGGAGACATCATTTTGAGCTATTCATTTGAGGTGAATGGACATGGTGATTAG